The Candidatus Microthrix parvicella Bio17-1 genome segment CGACTCATCAACCGGTGTCATCGCCGGAATCGACTGCCATCTCGACCAGCACGTCGTCGCCGTACTCGATCCGCTCGGCCGACTTGTTGGCACGAGATCGTTCCCAGCGAACTCGAAGGGTTACGCAGAGGTGTGGAGCTGGATGTCCAGTTTCGGCACACTGATCACCGTCGGGGTCGAATCAACCGGCGCCTACGGTGCTGCACTCACCCGCCATCTCCGATCTCGTGGAGCCAGGGTCATCGAGGTGAATCAGCCACACGCTCATACCGCGGCCCGGCGAGGCAAGGACGACCACATCGATGCCGAGGCAGCAGCCCGCAAAGTGCTCTCTGGCGAAGCGACCGCAGCAGCCAAGGACGCCACCGGGATCGTTGAGTCCATTCGCCAGTTGACGGTGGCTCGCAGTGGCGCGGTCAAGGCCCGTACCGCCGCTCTGGGCCAACTCGGTGCTCTGGGAGCTGGTTTGGGACGCATTCGTCAGGTGCGATCTAGCGCGTCGGTTTCGGTGCGTTATGACGGCGTCGATGAGACCGACAAGATCGTCGCGTTGGGCGGTTTGGGGCCGCTCGCCGAGTACGCGGATCGGCTTGGTCTGTCCGCCGGGTTCGCCTCGGCGGTGCCCTATCGGGGTGCCGCCATGCCGGTCGTGGATCGGGGTGGGCTGTTGGTCCACAGTCTGTTGATGTTGAACGCCGGTGGCGACTGTTGCACCGACCTTGGGATGCTCCATCCAGCCGGAGGCGTGCTGGGCGATGTCGGTTCGGAGACGACGTTCCGGCGGATGATCACCGACATGGCCAAGACTGCCAAATCGGTCCGCGCTGTCGATGACGTGATGCGCAAGGTCCGCACCAGGGTGTGGGCCGAACACGGCTGGTCCAACCCCGGCCACCGGGTGATCATGGACATCGACGCCACCCTGACACCCGCGCATTCGGAGAAGGAAGACGCCAAAGGCAACTACAAACGCGGGTTCGGGTTCCACCCGGTCGCGTGTTTCGCTGACTGCTCAGGTGAGGCCCTCGCAGTCGAGCACCGGCCCGGCAACGCCGGCGCGAACACGATCGTCGATCTGGTCGGCATCATTGACGCCGGTCTCGACGCGCTCCCCGAAACGGTCGCCCGGTCGCATCGTCCCGGC includes the following:
- a CDS encoding IS1380 family transposase, which encodes MSDSSTGVIAGIDCHLDQHVVAVLDPLGRLVGTRSFPANSKGYAEVWSWMSSFGTLITVGVESTGAYGAALTRHLRSRGARVIEVNQPHAHTAARRGKDDHIDAEAAARKVLSGEATAAAKDATGIVESIRQLTVARSGAVKARTAALGQLGALGAGLGRIRQVRSSASVSVRYDGVDETDKIVALGGLGPLAEYADRLGLSAGFASAVPYRGAAMPVVDRGGLLVHSLLMLNAGGDCCTDLGMLHPAGGVLGDVGSETTFRRMITDMAKTAKSVRAVDDVMRKVRTRVWAEHGWSNPGHRVIMDIDATLTPAHSEKEDAKGNYKRGFGFHPVACFADCSGEALAVEHRPGNAGANTIVDLVGIIDAGLDALPETVARSHRPGANAAEAANEILVRSDSAGHTLGFLWDMSDRNLRFCVTGRSNNILSSVILAFDENTNWENALRPRNVDWDGNDSDVDARAAQVVEVTHNPAIKDWVGLKKRPKDDLDVHYPPGTRIVIRREPLHPGAQQRMFDTNGWRHTIIVCDLTDDSPLEIDQLQREHAHVEENIKRLKTTGLDRFPFPDTARNKVWTAMVGWAHTLCRWFQLDLLAGTEFEHAHPKKLRRCLFGTPAILRTKNRQAWTLWPKRWPWNPHLRTAGRRLRTMNPPTPLRI